In Mycobacterium gallinarum, a single window of DNA contains:
- a CDS encoding TetR/AcrR family transcriptional regulator yields MASAPNLHEQRRRSTREALRRAALASFADKGFANVTVTELAREAGVTERTFFRHFPTKEAVLFQDYETQVEWLAEALEQRPPTESLFDAVLASIVSFPFDIEVVRQAATARAELISAERIAGHLRVVQSSFAAVLTDFIRNRYQDVADIDLVADVAGAVVAAALVTAVEHWGRNGCAGDLGEITATSMNLVRSGLGPLS; encoded by the coding sequence ATGGCATCCGCCCCCAACCTTCATGAGCAGCGGCGACGCTCGACCCGTGAGGCACTGCGGCGCGCCGCGCTGGCCAGCTTCGCGGACAAGGGGTTCGCCAACGTGACGGTCACCGAGCTGGCGCGCGAGGCCGGGGTCACCGAACGGACTTTCTTCCGGCACTTTCCCACCAAGGAAGCGGTGCTGTTCCAGGACTACGAGACCCAGGTGGAGTGGTTGGCCGAAGCGTTGGAGCAGCGACCTCCCACGGAATCGTTGTTCGACGCGGTGCTCGCAAGCATTGTCAGCTTCCCGTTCGACATCGAGGTGGTACGGCAGGCCGCGACCGCCAGGGCGGAACTGATCAGCGCCGAACGGATCGCCGGGCACCTACGGGTCGTGCAGTCATCGTTCGCCGCAGTGTTGACCGACTTCATCAGGAACAGATATCAGGATGTGGCCGACATCGACCTGGTCGCCGATGTGGCCGGGGCGGTGGTCGCCGCGGCGCTGGTGACAGCCGTGGAGCACTGGGGCCGCAACGGCTGCGCCGGTGACCTCGGCGAGATCACGGCTACGTCGATGAATCTCGTCCGGTCGGGTCTCGGGCCGCTGTCGTAA
- a CDS encoding MCE family protein: MTRHRLRANSIRSKTRWTTFRRPLVGLVTVVAIVGVIVLAATMFRGGFTQTVPLTVLSPRAGLVMNPDAKVKLHGAEVGRVSAIDALPDGQAALRLAMDPAALQLIPSNVVVDIASTTVFGAKFVQLVDPPQPSPHNIAEGAVIQADQVTVEINTVFEQLTSLLSAVDPVKINQTLGAIATALNGRGQSLGQMLSTLNAVLGKLDPALPALSRDLTDAPSVFGAYADAAEDLLRIADHVATVSQTVVAEQHNLDALLLGLIGLADIGNDVIGGNRRALSEVLRLLLPTTTLTSEYHEAINCAVEGVLPAAKNPPSPEPGVVASVSLLLGQDRYRYPGDLPRVAATGGPQCHDLPRLAYGQHPPFVVADVGANPWEYGNQGLVLNADGLKQWLFGPLNGPPRNSAEIGQPG, encoded by the coding sequence GTGACCCGACATCGGCTGCGCGCCAATAGTATTCGCAGCAAAACCCGGTGGACGACATTCCGCCGTCCGCTGGTCGGGCTGGTGACGGTGGTCGCCATCGTCGGTGTCATCGTGCTGGCCGCCACCATGTTCCGCGGCGGCTTCACCCAAACCGTGCCTCTCACGGTGTTGTCGCCACGTGCCGGCCTGGTGATGAATCCGGACGCCAAGGTCAAGCTGCATGGCGCCGAGGTCGGCCGGGTCAGCGCCATCGACGCATTGCCCGACGGCCAGGCGGCACTGAGGCTGGCGATGGATCCCGCTGCGTTGCAGTTGATTCCCTCGAATGTTGTGGTCGACATCGCGTCGACGACGGTGTTCGGCGCCAAGTTCGTGCAATTGGTAGACCCGCCACAGCCGTCGCCACACAACATCGCCGAAGGTGCCGTGATTCAGGCCGATCAAGTGACAGTCGAGATCAACACCGTGTTCGAGCAGCTCACCTCTCTGCTGTCGGCGGTCGATCCGGTGAAGATCAATCAGACGCTGGGGGCAATCGCCACGGCACTCAACGGGCGCGGCCAATCCTTGGGTCAGATGCTTTCGACGCTCAACGCCGTTCTGGGCAAGCTCGATCCGGCGTTACCCGCTCTCAGCCGGGACCTCACGGACGCGCCATCGGTGTTCGGCGCCTATGCCGACGCCGCCGAGGACCTCCTGCGTATCGCCGACCACGTCGCGACGGTGAGTCAGACGGTGGTCGCCGAACAACACAATCTCGATGCGCTGCTGCTCGGACTCATCGGACTGGCCGATATCGGCAACGATGTCATCGGCGGAAACCGGCGGGCGCTGAGCGAGGTGCTGCGTCTGCTACTGCCGACAACCACGCTGACCAGCGAATACCACGAGGCCATCAATTGTGCTGTCGAAGGCGTGCTCCCGGCCGCCAAGAATCCGCCGTCGCCCGAACCTGGTGTCGTCGCCTCGGTGAGCCTGCTATTAGGTCAGGACCGCTATCGCTACCCCGGTGACCTGCCCAGGGTCGCCGCCACCGGCGGCCCCCAGTGCCACGATCTGCCGCGGCTGGCCTACGGTCAGCACCCGCCGTTCGTCGTCGCCGACGTCGGCGCGAACCCGTGGGAGTACGGCAACCAGGGGTTGGTGCTCAACGCCGACGGCCTCAAACAATGGCTGTTCGGGCCCCTGAACGGTCCACCGCGTAACAGTGCAGAGATCGGCCAACCGGGATGA
- a CDS encoding MCE family protein → MSRPRRWATAVKFAVFAAVMSVLTASLFVVFGQFRTSSTTEYSAVFADVSRLSAGDSVRVAGIRVGTVTGVTLRADNKVVVHFDADDEVVLTEGTRLAVRYLNLVGDRYLELLDGPGSTRRLAARAEIAEASTAPALDLDLLLGGLKPVIQGLDAQDVNALTSALLTVFQGQGDALESVFTKTSAFADSLADNNDVVQRLIDNLTTLVATLDHEGDKFSNAVDGLQRLATELAEQRDLIGAAITSIDAGTASVADLLTTSRPPLAATVGQLNRLAPLLDEDKDRIDAALRKAPENYRKLVRLGAYGNFIQFYVCGLSVRVSDLQNRTAVFPWIKQEGGRCSEPDA, encoded by the coding sequence ATGAGCCGCCCTCGCCGTTGGGCAACGGCCGTGAAGTTCGCCGTCTTCGCAGCTGTGATGTCGGTGCTCACCGCCTCCCTGTTCGTCGTGTTCGGCCAGTTCCGAACCAGCTCGACCACCGAGTACTCGGCTGTCTTCGCGGATGTATCACGTTTGAGCGCAGGTGATTCCGTGCGGGTAGCCGGAATCAGGGTCGGTACGGTCACCGGCGTGACGCTGCGCGCCGACAACAAGGTGGTAGTGCACTTTGATGCGGACGACGAGGTGGTGCTCACCGAGGGCACCCGACTCGCGGTGCGCTATCTCAACCTGGTGGGAGACCGCTATCTCGAACTTCTCGACGGCCCGGGCTCGACCCGTCGGCTGGCAGCGCGGGCCGAGATCGCCGAAGCCAGCACCGCACCCGCGTTGGATCTCGACCTGCTCCTCGGTGGACTCAAACCCGTCATCCAGGGCCTGGATGCGCAGGATGTCAACGCGTTGACGTCGGCTTTGCTCACGGTGTTCCAGGGGCAGGGCGACGCACTGGAATCGGTCTTCACGAAGACGTCGGCCTTCGCTGATTCGCTGGCCGACAACAACGACGTGGTGCAGCGCCTCATCGACAACCTCACCACCCTGGTGGCCACGTTGGACCACGAAGGTGACAAGTTCTCGAACGCCGTCGACGGTCTGCAACGGCTGGCAACCGAACTGGCGGAGCAGCGCGATCTGATCGGTGCCGCGATCACCTCGATCGACGCGGGCACCGCATCGGTCGCCGATCTGCTGACCACGTCCAGACCACCGCTCGCGGCTACCGTCGGACAGCTGAACCGGCTTGCGCCCCTCCTCGATGAGGATAAGGACCGTATCGACGCCGCCCTGCGCAAAGCGCCGGAGAACTATCGAAAACTGGTGCGGCTCGGCGCCTACGGCAACTTCATCCAGTTCTATGTGTGCGGCTTGAGTGTGCGGGTTTCGGATCTGCAGAACCGCACGGCGGTCTTCCCGTGGATCAAGCAGGAGGGCGGGAGGTGTTCGGAGCCCGATGCTTAA
- a CDS encoding MCE family protein, producing the protein MLKYRDNRLTRVGVIGAVLCVLIVAIGLAPERLVSMATALQYRAIFAEAGGLALGNDVTVAGMKVGAVSDISLRHGEVVVGFTVAGTVRLGSETTAHIATGSVLGQRMVVLRPAGRDPMRHTDEIPLSRTSSPYSLTEAMDELTTNAEGLDTASLNQSLDALSDAIDRISPQLTPTFDGLTRLSRTLNERNESMRDLLKHAGNVSEILADRSQQVDTLILDTTDLLAVLVQRRNEIATLLANTTAVARQLSGLVADHEQELGPTLDRLNSVAAMLQQNRDNIAKALPGFAKYQLTLGETVANGPYYNAFVPNLLPGQMLQPFLDYAFGFRRGVDAGQPPDDAGPRAEFPWPRNGIPERPR; encoded by the coding sequence ATGCTTAAATACCGTGACAACAGACTCACACGCGTCGGGGTCATCGGCGCGGTGCTCTGCGTGTTGATCGTCGCAATCGGGCTCGCGCCGGAGCGACTGGTCTCGATGGCGACGGCGCTGCAGTACCGTGCCATCTTCGCCGAGGCCGGCGGGCTGGCTCTCGGCAACGACGTCACCGTCGCCGGAATGAAAGTAGGTGCGGTTTCGGATATCTCGCTGCGCCACGGCGAAGTGGTCGTCGGGTTCACCGTCGCGGGCACCGTAAGGCTGGGGTCTGAGACCACCGCCCACATCGCCACCGGCTCGGTACTGGGCCAACGGATGGTTGTGCTTAGACCCGCCGGTCGTGACCCGATGCGGCACACCGACGAGATTCCGTTATCGCGCACCTCCTCTCCGTATTCCTTGACCGAGGCCATGGACGAGCTCACCACCAACGCCGAGGGGCTGGACACAGCCAGCCTCAATCAGTCGCTGGATGCGCTGTCGGATGCCATCGACCGGATATCGCCCCAACTCACGCCAACCTTCGATGGACTGACCCGGCTGTCGCGAACACTCAACGAACGTAATGAGTCGATGCGCGATCTGTTGAAGCATGCCGGGAACGTCTCCGAAATCCTGGCGGACCGCAGCCAGCAGGTCGACACCCTGATTCTCGACACCACCGATCTGCTCGCGGTCCTGGTGCAGCGGCGCAACGAGATTGCCACCTTGCTCGCCAACACCACCGCCGTCGCCCGACAGCTATCCGGACTGGTGGCCGATCACGAACAGGAACTCGGCCCCACTCTCGACAGGTTGAACTCGGTGGCGGCGATGTTGCAGCAGAACCGTGACAACATCGCCAAAGCCTTACCGGGCTTCGCGAAGTATCAGCTGACGTTGGGCGAGACCGTCGCAAACGGCCCGTACTACAACGCCTTCGTGCCCAACCTCCTGCCCGGCCAGATGCTTCAACCGTTCCTCGACTACGCGTTCGGCTTTCGCCGCGGTGTCGACGCGGGCCAACCCCCCGACGACGCGGGCCCGCGGGCGGAATTCCCCTGGCCGCGCAATGGTATTCCGGAGAGGCCGCGATGA
- a CDS encoding MCE family protein, which produces MIARSRIAAVLAVVLVGVGFSGTLVLVRQIYFAPTVITAYFTSTTAIYPGDEVRVLGVNVGRITAIEPDGTWSKMTMHVDRDVPIPAEADAVIVSHNLVAARYVQLAPAYRDTGPTMPDNGVIPIERTAVPVEWDEVKAQLTRLATDLGPNSELSTTAMARFIDSAASAMEGNGAKLRQTLAQLSGVGRLLSDGSGDIVEIISHLQTFVTTLSESSEQIVQFQDRLATLSSVLDGSRSDLDAALNSLSVAVGDVSRFVATHRDRTSEQIGRLADVTQNLVDHSTDLEQILHVAPNSFANAYNMYNADTGEFAGAAVLNGFSNPIHFICAQIGAIENATAPETAQLCSDYLGPALRLMNFNYLPIPFNPYLAKSASPENLIYTEPRLMPGHADAAPPTLPDMLLPAEAAPSTLVAPPAVGVPFEGSPP; this is translated from the coding sequence ATGATCGCACGCAGCCGGATCGCCGCCGTATTGGCAGTCGTGCTGGTGGGTGTGGGATTTTCGGGGACGCTCGTGCTGGTTCGACAAATCTACTTTGCGCCGACGGTCATCACCGCGTACTTCACGTCGACGACCGCAATTTATCCCGGCGACGAGGTGCGGGTCCTTGGCGTGAACGTCGGACGGATCACCGCGATCGAGCCCGACGGCACCTGGTCGAAAATGACGATGCACGTCGACCGCGACGTGCCGATTCCCGCCGAGGCCGACGCGGTGATCGTGTCACACAACCTCGTTGCGGCGCGCTATGTCCAGCTCGCCCCGGCCTACCGAGACACCGGTCCGACCATGCCGGACAACGGCGTCATCCCCATCGAGCGCACGGCCGTACCTGTCGAGTGGGACGAGGTGAAGGCCCAGCTGACCCGACTCGCAACCGATTTGGGCCCCAACAGCGAGTTGTCGACCACGGCGATGGCGCGCTTCATCGACAGCGCGGCCTCCGCAATGGAGGGAAACGGGGCCAAATTGCGGCAGACACTGGCTCAACTGTCCGGCGTGGGTCGATTGCTGTCCGACGGCAGTGGCGACATCGTCGAAATCATCAGTCATCTGCAGACTTTCGTCACCACGCTGAGCGAGAGCAGCGAGCAGATCGTCCAGTTCCAGGACCGCCTCGCCACGTTGTCCAGCGTGCTCGACGGTAGTCGCTCGGATCTCGATGCGGCACTCAACAGCCTGTCGGTCGCGGTGGGAGACGTCAGCCGCTTCGTCGCCACGCACCGCGACCGAACCTCCGAGCAGATCGGCCGGCTGGCGGACGTCACGCAGAACCTGGTCGACCACAGCACCGATCTCGAGCAGATCCTGCACGTGGCGCCCAACTCCTTTGCCAACGCGTACAACATGTACAACGCCGACACCGGCGAGTTCGCCGGAGCGGCTGTTCTGAACGGCTTTTCGAACCCCATCCATTTCATCTGCGCCCAGATCGGTGCAATCGAGAATGCGACCGCGCCCGAGACAGCACAACTGTGCAGCGACTATCTGGGACCGGCACTGCGGCTGATGAATTTCAACTACCTGCCCATTCCCTTCAACCCCTACCTTGCCAAGTCCGCGAGCCCGGAGAACCTGATCTATACCGAACCGCGTCTGATGCCGGGACACGCTGACGCGGCCCCACCGACGCTGCCCGACATGTTGCTGCCCGCCGAGGCGGCGCCCTCGACCCTCGTGGCGCCGCCGGCTGTCGGGGTGCCCTTCGAAGGGAGCCCGCCGTGA
- a CDS encoding MCE family protein, with translation MSSTSRVRTLLAAVGSVILVVPGCSFTGTNSIALPGTIGRGAHDQIFHVEIANVGTMESNSPVLVDDVVVGSVGAMKVRGYHADVEVFVKSNVVVPANAVATIGQTSLLGSSHLALNPPLGDAPFGRLATGSTLPLDSSSTYPSTEATLSSLSAIVNTGGLGQIGDVIHNLSVALSGRESEVRELLGRFERFVGVLDSQRDNVVASIHALDRLAARLAAQREVIVRALDTIPPALDVLVAQRPNLTAALDRLRVFSDTATGLVEDTKANFVDNLRNLEPTLGALADVGPDLDTALAFATTFPYPQNLVDRAVRGDYMNYYLVLDLTVNRLKRGLMLGTRWGRPDLPLVPAPGDPGYDAYYTPDPLGVGVAPPPQSGGR, from the coding sequence ATGAGCAGCACGTCCCGTGTTCGAACACTGCTCGCCGCCGTGGGCAGCGTGATCCTGGTCGTACCGGGTTGTAGCTTCACAGGTACGAACTCGATTGCGCTGCCGGGCACCATCGGGCGGGGCGCGCATGATCAGATCTTTCACGTCGAGATCGCCAATGTCGGGACGATGGAGTCGAATTCACCGGTGCTGGTGGACGATGTCGTTGTCGGCAGTGTCGGTGCAATGAAGGTGCGTGGCTACCACGCCGACGTAGAGGTCTTCGTCAAGTCGAATGTCGTTGTCCCGGCCAACGCGGTCGCGACTATCGGCCAGACGAGTCTGCTGGGATCCAGCCACCTGGCGTTGAACCCACCGCTAGGGGATGCGCCGTTCGGCCGGCTCGCGACGGGCTCAACACTTCCGCTCGACAGCTCCTCCACTTATCCGTCCACTGAGGCGACGTTGTCGTCATTGTCGGCGATCGTCAACACGGGAGGGTTGGGCCAGATCGGCGACGTCATCCACAATCTCAGCGTCGCGCTGTCCGGTCGCGAGAGCGAGGTGCGCGAGTTGCTTGGGCGGTTCGAGAGATTCGTCGGTGTACTCGATTCACAACGCGATAACGTCGTCGCCTCGATTCACGCGCTGGATCGGCTCGCAGCCCGCCTCGCAGCCCAGCGTGAGGTCATTGTGCGCGCGCTGGACACCATTCCGCCAGCCCTCGATGTCCTTGTCGCCCAGCGACCGAACCTCACCGCGGCGCTGGATAGGTTGCGGGTGTTCAGCGATACCGCAACGGGTCTCGTTGAAGATACGAAGGCGAACTTCGTCGATAATCTGCGCAACCTCGAACCGACGCTGGGAGCGCTCGCCGACGTCGGGCCGGACCTCGACACCGCGTTGGCGTTCGCGACCACGTTCCCTTACCCGCAGAATCTCGTCGACCGCGCGGTTCGCGGTGACTACATGAACTATTACCTGGTGCTCGACTTGACGGTGAACCGACTCAAGCGCGGGTTGATGCTCGGAACACGTTGGGGGCGACCGGACCTGCCCTTGGTGCCCGCACCAGGCGACCCGGGCTACGACGCCTACTACACCCCCGATCCGCTAGGGGTAGGTGTCGCGCCGCCACCTCAGTCTGGTGGCCGCTGA
- a CDS encoding MCE family protein: MFTGLVKAQLVIFTVASVIGVSALLFSYVQVPMLLGIGRITVTLELPTTGGLYQFGNVTYRGVQIGKVVDVAPTREGAKATLSLDSSPRVPADVQAEVRSVSAVGEQYVELRPRTAGAPYLADGSVIPMRDAVVPQQVGPMLDQVSALLASIPKGRVTALLDESFTGLNGAGYDIASLIDSSAALVRDIDATGERPRRLVEDTAPLLNSQAQTADALRIWTRDLANVTEELARNDSEVRTLLRAGPGATEEVSRLLEQVKPTLPVLLANLSSVGQIGVTYNASLEQLLVLLPPFVAAVQAALPGNNPTGIALGEFRIAVGDPPACTVGYLPPSAWRSPADTTVIDTPDGLYCKLPQDSPIAVRGARNYPCMGYPGKRAPTVEICRGEQPFTPVAERQHVVGPYPIDPNLVSQGIPPDDRITLDENIFAPAEGTAPPVGQQPPPASPPAAPSGNHATGPPPPVAVTQYSPSTGQFVAQDGRAYRQTNLAEPPPKDWKDLLPR; encoded by the coding sequence ATGTTCACCGGTCTGGTGAAGGCTCAGCTGGTGATCTTCACTGTCGCTTCGGTCATCGGGGTGTCCGCATTGCTGTTCTCTTATGTTCAGGTGCCGATGCTGTTGGGCATCGGCCGGATTACAGTGACACTGGAATTGCCGACGACAGGTGGGCTCTATCAATTCGGCAATGTGACCTATCGCGGTGTGCAGATCGGCAAGGTCGTCGACGTTGCTCCTACTCGTGAAGGCGCGAAAGCCACTTTGTCCTTGGACAGTTCACCGCGAGTGCCGGCGGATGTGCAGGCCGAAGTGCGCAGCGTATCGGCGGTGGGTGAGCAATATGTCGAACTGCGGCCCCGCACCGCGGGTGCGCCGTACCTGGCTGACGGGTCTGTGATCCCCATGCGCGATGCCGTCGTTCCTCAGCAGGTGGGTCCGATGCTGGACCAGGTTAGCGCGTTACTGGCAAGCATCCCGAAGGGCAGGGTGACCGCCCTGCTAGACGAATCGTTCACCGGTCTCAACGGCGCCGGCTATGACATCGCGTCACTGATCGATTCGTCTGCCGCGCTGGTCCGCGACATCGACGCTACCGGTGAGCGTCCGCGTCGTCTGGTCGAAGACACTGCCCCGCTGCTGAATTCACAAGCCCAGACTGCTGATGCGCTGCGCATCTGGACTCGTGACCTCGCCAACGTCACCGAGGAGCTCGCCCGTAATGACAGCGAGGTGCGGACCCTGTTGCGGGCGGGACCCGGGGCCACGGAGGAAGTATCGCGGTTACTCGAGCAGGTCAAGCCCACGTTGCCGGTGCTGCTGGCGAACCTGAGCTCAGTCGGCCAGATCGGCGTGACATACAACGCCTCGTTGGAACAGCTACTGGTACTTCTGCCACCGTTCGTGGCCGCGGTCCAGGCAGCGTTGCCGGGCAACAATCCGACCGGAATTGCGCTGGGCGAGTTCAGGATCGCAGTGGGCGATCCGCCAGCGTGCACTGTGGGCTATCTACCCCCGTCCGCCTGGCGATCACCTGCTGACACCACTGTGATCGACACTCCAGACGGCCTGTACTGCAAACTGCCGCAAGATTCACCGATCGCCGTTCGCGGCGCACGCAACTACCCCTGTATGGGATATCCCGGAAAGCGCGCCCCGACGGTCGAGATTTGCCGCGGCGAGCAGCCTTTCACACCGGTGGCCGAGCGTCAGCACGTCGTCGGCCCGTATCCGATCGATCCCAATCTGGTCTCGCAAGGCATTCCGCCCGACGACCGGATTACTCTCGACGAGAACATCTTTGCGCCGGCCGAAGGTACCGCACCGCCTGTAGGTCAGCAGCCGCCACCTGCGTCGCCGCCGGCGGCGCCGAGCGGCAACCACGCCACCGGGCCCCCACCGCCGGTCGCGGTCACGCAGTACAGCCCGAGCACTGGCCAGTTCGTCGCCCAGGATGGCCGAGCCTACCGGCAGACGAATCTCGCCGAGCCGCCGCCGAAGGATTGGAAAGACCTGCTGCCCAGATGA
- the menJ gene encoding menaquinone reductase: protein MQTRADVVVVGAGPAGSAAAAWACRAGRDVLVIDSAQFPRDKACGDGLTPRAVQEMEHLGLGAWLDGRVRHRGLRMSGFGADVEIEWPGPSFPATSSAVPRTELDDRIRMVAVDEGAKMMLGAKAVDVHHDSSGRVASLVLDDGAEIGCCELIVADGARSTLGRVLGREWHKETVYGVAIRGYIGTPRASEPWITSHLELRSPEREVLPGYGWIFPLGNGEVNIGVGALATSKRPADAALRPLMAYYTDLRREEWGFDGAPRAGLSALLPMGGAVSGVAGPNWMLIGDAAACVNPLNGEGIDYGLETGRLAAELLGTGDLTLAWPAVLSAHYAQGFSVARRLGLLLTIPRFLPATGPLAMRSSFLMTIAVRVMGNFVTDEDADWVARLWRRAGAASRRIDERPPFT, encoded by the coding sequence ATGCAAACGCGAGCCGATGTGGTGGTCGTCGGGGCCGGGCCCGCCGGTTCGGCCGCGGCGGCGTGGGCGTGCCGGGCCGGGCGCGACGTGCTGGTGATCGATTCGGCGCAGTTCCCACGCGACAAAGCGTGCGGCGACGGTCTGACACCGCGCGCGGTTCAGGAGATGGAGCATCTCGGGCTCGGTGCGTGGCTGGACGGCCGCGTGCGACACCGCGGATTGCGGATGTCGGGGTTCGGCGCGGACGTCGAAATCGAGTGGCCGGGTCCGTCGTTCCCTGCGACGTCGAGCGCGGTCCCGCGCACCGAGCTCGACGACCGGATCCGCATGGTGGCGGTCGATGAGGGCGCAAAGATGATGCTCGGCGCCAAAGCCGTTGATGTCCATCATGATTCGTCGGGACGAGTGGCGTCGCTGGTGCTGGACGATGGCGCCGAGATCGGCTGCTGCGAACTGATCGTCGCCGACGGCGCCCGCTCGACACTGGGACGCGTGCTCGGTCGTGAGTGGCACAAGGAGACGGTGTACGGAGTGGCCATCCGCGGGTACATCGGCACGCCGCGCGCGAGCGAACCGTGGATCACGTCGCATCTCGAATTGCGCTCACCCGAACGTGAGGTGCTGCCCGGCTACGGATGGATCTTCCCGCTGGGCAACGGCGAGGTGAACATCGGTGTCGGCGCGCTCGCGACGTCCAAACGGCCGGCCGACGCCGCACTGCGTCCGTTGATGGCGTATTACACCGACCTGCGGCGCGAGGAATGGGGCTTCGACGGAGCGCCGCGCGCGGGTCTGTCGGCGTTGTTGCCGATGGGCGGTGCCGTATCCGGGGTGGCCGGGCCGAACTGGATGCTGATCGGCGACGCCGCGGCGTGCGTCAACCCGCTCAACGGTGAGGGCATCGACTACGGGCTGGAAACCGGCAGGCTCGCGGCAGAGCTGCTAGGCACCGGCGATCTGACATTGGCGTGGCCCGCGGTGCTGTCGGCGCACTACGCGCAGGGCTTCTCCGTGGCGCGACGGCTGGGGCTGCTGCTGACGATCCCGCGCTTCTTGCCTGCGACCGGTCCGCTCGCGATGAGGTCGTCGTTCCTCATGACGATCGCGGTGCGCGTCATGGGCAACTTCGTCACCGACGAGGATGCGGACTGGGTCGCGCGGCTGTGGCGGCGTGCGGGTGCGGCGTCGCGTCGGATCGACGAACGCCCGCCGTTCACCTAG
- the grcC1 gene encoding nonaprenyl/(2E,6E)-farnesyl/geranylgeranyl diphosphat synthase has protein sequence MRTPASVVAGVDFGDPAFAQDVREAVARIEDLMATELGKADELMSAAVQHLFQAGGKRFRPLFTVLAARLGPEPDAWQVDVAGAVIELVHLATLYHDDVMDEAQVRRGAPSANARWSNNIAILAGDYLFATASRLVSRLGPEAVRVIADTFAQLVTGQMRETRGAADHVDSVEHYLKVVYEKTACLIAASGRFGATFSGADEEQIERLSRLGGIVGTAFQISDDIIDIDSDPDESGKLPGTDLREGVHTLPVLYALRDTGPDADRLRELLAGPVENDDDLAEALRLLRASQGMVKAKQTVAEYAAQAREELANLPESPGRQALATLADYTANRHG, from the coding sequence GTGAGGACACCGGCGAGTGTGGTGGCAGGCGTCGACTTCGGAGACCCCGCCTTTGCGCAGGATGTGCGCGAGGCCGTGGCCCGAATCGAAGATTTGATGGCCACTGAGCTGGGCAAAGCCGACGAATTGATGTCCGCGGCCGTACAGCACCTGTTCCAGGCGGGCGGTAAGCGGTTCCGCCCGCTGTTCACGGTGTTGGCGGCGCGCCTCGGCCCCGAACCCGATGCGTGGCAGGTCGACGTGGCGGGCGCCGTCATCGAGCTGGTCCACCTGGCGACGCTGTACCACGACGACGTGATGGACGAGGCCCAGGTGCGTCGCGGTGCGCCGAGCGCGAACGCGCGGTGGAGCAACAACATCGCGATCCTCGCTGGCGACTATCTGTTCGCGACGGCGTCGCGGCTGGTTTCCCGGCTGGGTCCGGAGGCGGTGCGCGTAATCGCCGACACGTTCGCCCAGCTGGTCACGGGACAGATGCGGGAAACCCGCGGCGCGGCCGACCATGTCGACTCCGTCGAGCACTACCTGAAGGTGGTGTACGAGAAGACGGCTTGCCTGATCGCGGCGTCCGGCCGGTTCGGAGCGACGTTCTCCGGCGCCGACGAGGAGCAGATCGAACGGTTGAGCCGCCTCGGCGGCATCGTCGGCACGGCGTTCCAGATCTCCGACGACATCATCGACATCGACAGCGATCCAGACGAATCCGGCAAACTGCCCGGCACGGACCTGCGCGAAGGCGTGCACACCCTCCCGGTGCTCTACGCGCTACGGGACACCGGCCCCGACGCCGACCGGCTGCGTGAGCTGCTCGCCGGCCCCGTCGAGAACGACGACGACCTGGCCGAGGCGCTGCGCCTGCTGCGTGCCTCGCAGGGCATGGTGAAGGCCAAGCAGACTGTCGCCGAGTACGCCGCGCAGGCACGCGAGGAGCTGGCGAACCTGCCGGAGAGCCCCGGGCGCCAGGCGTTGGCGACGCTGGCCGACTACACGGCCAATCGCCACGGCTGA